One Sagittula stellata E-37 genomic window carries:
- the rplR gene encoding 50S ribosomal protein L18 — protein sequence MANTKRQLFLKRRLRVRNKLRKVNAGRLRLSVYRSNKNISAQLIDDVAGKTLASASSLEPRLGVVGKNNVEAAAKVGAAIAERAKAAGVEEAYFDRGGFLFHGKVKALADAAREGGLKI from the coding sequence ATGGCAAATACGAAACGTCAACTGTTCCTCAAGCGCCGTTTGCGCGTCCGGAACAAACTTCGCAAGGTCAACGCCGGGCGCCTGCGCCTGTCGGTGTACCGGTCGAACAAGAACATCTCGGCTCAGCTCATCGACGATGTGGCCGGCAAGACCCTTGCCTCCGCCTCCTCGCTGGAGCCGAGGCTGGGCGTGGTCGGCAAGAACAACGTCGAGGCGGCCGCAAAGGTCGGCGCGGCGATTGCCGAGCGTGCCAAGGCGGCCGGTGTGGAAGAAGCCTACTTCGATCGTGGCGGCTTCCTCTTCCACGGCAAGGTGAAGGCCCTGGCCGACGCCGCGCGTGAAGGCGGTCTGAAGATCTGA
- a CDS encoding calcium-binding protein translates to MSPLILLGLVGFGLFAVAVNQDNYTSSDDDDGSGEGDDTAAEDTDTGGSFDFDTGDDTGGGTPTDEEDPGEEDPGDVTAGGMLTGTDGPDTISLDGPAGPGLDISTGAGDDLIDLYDGTTDPVELEAQLLDGARVSGGDGNDLIDAHTIDSTLTGDAGNDTISGRHDGASIDAGTGDDLVSIASSEGSAGSDIQGGDGADTISALMDGGRVDGGAGNDLLFANPSATSPTEVDGGDGSDQIVINAVTPPIQQWEAGVQVTGGDGADIFDLIVAPGGIDLSDTPPASVSTLADGTVQVDIGTITDFSAGEDLLLIDGTTNANQFTLAAIELEETAPSGAAPLSTVVRLVYEIDSTDVANRDVILTLSGASGLTADDVIVTGAGTSPVPLNFLSRGAAAA, encoded by the coding sequence ATGTCGCCACTCATTCTACTCGGCCTTGTCGGTTTCGGCCTCTTTGCCGTCGCGGTCAACCAGGACAATTACACCAGCTCGGACGACGACGATGGCTCCGGCGAAGGAGATGACACCGCCGCGGAGGATACGGACACCGGCGGCAGCTTCGATTTCGACACGGGCGACGATACCGGCGGCGGCACCCCCACCGATGAAGAAGACCCGGGCGAAGAGGATCCGGGCGACGTGACCGCGGGCGGTATGCTGACCGGCACCGATGGCCCCGACACCATCAGCCTTGACGGCCCGGCGGGCCCCGGGCTGGACATATCGACAGGCGCGGGCGACGACCTGATCGACCTCTACGATGGCACGACCGATCCGGTGGAACTTGAAGCGCAGCTTCTCGACGGCGCGCGCGTGTCCGGCGGGGATGGGAACGACCTGATCGACGCCCACACGATCGACTCGACCCTGACCGGCGATGCCGGCAACGACACGATATCCGGGCGGCATGACGGCGCCTCCATCGACGCAGGCACGGGCGACGATCTGGTCTCCATCGCCTCATCCGAGGGAAGCGCCGGGTCCGACATCCAGGGCGGCGACGGGGCGGACACGATCTCTGCCCTGATGGACGGCGGCCGGGTCGACGGCGGTGCGGGCAACGATCTGCTTTTCGCCAACCCGTCGGCCACCTCGCCGACCGAAGTCGATGGCGGCGACGGCAGCGACCAAATCGTCATCAACGCCGTCACCCCACCGATCCAGCAGTGGGAGGCAGGCGTCCAGGTCACGGGCGGAGACGGCGCGGACATCTTCGACCTCATCGTCGCACCGGGCGGGATCGATCTCTCCGATACGCCACCTGCGTCGGTCTCGACACTCGCGGACGGCACGGTGCAGGTGGATATCGGCACGATCACGGATTTCTCGGCGGGCGAAGACCTGCTGCTGATCGACGGAACGACAAACGCCAACCAATTCACCCTCGCCGCCATCGAGCTGGAGGAAACGGCGCCCTCCGGCGCTGCCCCCCTCTCCACCGTCGTCCGTCTTGTCTACGAGATAGACTCCACCGATGTGGCCAATCGCGACGTCATCCTGACGTTGAGCGGCGCAAGCGGCCTGACGGCGGACGATGTGATCGTCACGGGCGCGGGCACCTCACCCGTTCCGCTGAATTTCCTGAGCCGGGGGGCGGCAGCCGCCTGA
- a CDS encoding MBL fold metallo-hydrolase → MTINRRTFLHSAAATGTIMVLPFAARAEAHMGDMFETDMGSVTVHPVHHASIVLETPVGVIYVDPVGEASEYEGLPAPDLILITHEHGDHYNAETLSAIKPTDKPVAVYTNPAVYDMLNEDIKPSAEAMANGDSKTFGELTIDAIPAHNVTEDRMNFHPEGRDNGYVLTMGDFRIYISGDTEPTPEMEALTDIDLCFMCMNLPFTQTAEQAAEAVKAFMPAVVYPYHYRGREGGTQDPEAFAEMVGDATEVKMAEWYKPGELG, encoded by the coding sequence ATGACCATCAACCGACGGACTTTTCTGCATTCCGCCGCCGCGACCGGGACCATCATGGTTCTGCCCTTCGCCGCCCGCGCCGAGGCGCACATGGGTGACATGTTCGAGACGGACATGGGCTCCGTGACCGTGCACCCCGTCCACCACGCCTCCATCGTGCTGGAGACCCCGGTGGGCGTGATCTATGTCGATCCGGTGGGCGAAGCATCGGAATACGAGGGCCTGCCCGCCCCGGACCTGATCCTGATCACCCACGAGCACGGCGACCACTACAACGCCGAGACGCTCTCTGCCATCAAACCCACGGACAAGCCGGTGGCGGTCTACACCAATCCGGCCGTCTACGACATGCTGAACGAAGACATCAAGCCGAGCGCCGAGGCCATGGCCAACGGCGATTCGAAAACCTTCGGCGAGCTGACAATCGACGCGATCCCCGCGCACAACGTGACCGAGGACCGGATGAACTTCCATCCCGAGGGGCGTGACAACGGCTATGTGCTGACGATGGGCGACTTCCGCATCTACATCTCCGGCGACACGGAACCCACGCCCGAGATGGAAGCGCTGACCGACATCGACCTGTGCTTCATGTGCATGAACCTGCCCTTCACGCAGACCGCCGAGCAGGCCGCCGAGGCGGTCAAGGCCTTCATGCCCGCCGTGGTCTACCCCTATCACTATCGCGGTCGCGAGGGCGGCACACAGGACCCGGAAGCCTTTGCCGAGATGGTCGGCGACGCGACGGAGGTGAAGATGGCGGAGTGGTACAAGCCCGGCGAGCTGGGCTGA
- the rplN gene encoding 50S ribosomal protein L14 → MIQMQTNLDVADNSGARKVQCIKVLGGSHRRYASVGDIIVVSVKEAIPRGRVKKGDVRKAVVVRTAKEVRREDGTSIRFDRNAAVILNNSGEPVGTRIFGPVVRELRAKNFMKIISLAPEVL, encoded by the coding sequence ATGATCCAGATGCAGACCAATCTGGATGTCGCTGACAACTCCGGAGCCCGGAAAGTTCAGTGCATCAAGGTTCTGGGCGGTTCCCACCGCCGCTATGCCTCTGTCGGCGACATCATCGTGGTGTCGGTGAAGGAGGCCATTCCGCGTGGTCGCGTGAAGAAAGGTGACGTCCGCAAGGCCGTCGTCGTGCGCACCGCAAAGGAAGTCCGCCGTGAAGACGGCACCTCGATCCGCTTCGACCGCAACGCCGCCGTCATCCTGAACAACTCAGGTGAGCCGGTCGGCACCCGTATCTTCGGGCCGGTCGTGCGCGAGCTGCGTGCCAAGAACTTCATGAAGATCATCTCGCTCGCCCCGGAGGTGCTGTAA
- the rpmC gene encoding 50S ribosomal protein L29, with protein sequence MSAQELRDKTPDQLRDQLVQLKKEAFNLRFQMATGEVSNPARIRQVRREVARIKTILNEKAAAAASVEA encoded by the coding sequence ATGAGCGCCCAGGAACTCCGTGACAAGACACCGGACCAGCTCCGGGACCAGCTTGTCCAATTGAAGAAAGAAGCGTTCAACCTTCGCTTCCAGATGGCCACCGGTGAAGTGTCCAACCCCGCCCGCATCCGTCAGGTGCGCCGCGAGGTTGCTCGCATCAAGACCATCCTGAACGAAAAGGCCGCTGCGGCCGCATCTGTGGAGGCATAA
- the rpsN gene encoding 30S ribosomal protein S14, with the protein MAKKSMVEREKKRQRLVEKYAAKRAALKEAANDESKPMEERFKARLELAKLPRNSAPSRLHNRCQLTGRPHAYYRKLKISRIMLRELGSNGKLPGIVKSSW; encoded by the coding sequence ATGGCCAAGAAATCCATGGTCGAGCGCGAGAAGAAGCGCCAGCGTCTGGTGGAGAAGTATGCCGCCAAGCGGGCCGCGCTCAAGGAAGCCGCCAACGACGAATCGAAACCGATGGAAGAGCGTTTCAAGGCGCGCCTGGAGCTTGCTAAGCTGCCGCGCAACTCTGCGCCCTCCCGTCTGCACAACCGCTGCCAGCTGACTGGCCGTCCGCATGCCTACTACCGCAAGCTGAAGATCTCCCGGATCATGCTGCGCGAACTGGGTTCGAACGGCAAGCTGCCCGGCATCGTGAAATCCAGCTGGTAA
- a CDS encoding acyl-CoA thioesterase, whose translation MDSRKLEMTVLMTPDMANFSGKVHGGALLNLLDRVAFSCASRFSQRYAVTLSVDQVVFKEPINVGELVTFRASVNQAGRTSMEIGIRVEAQDIRSGRSRHTNSCYFTMVAVDDDGRPAEVPDLKVLDKVEERRQKAAVARKHLRRQFEEEMAKAAEG comes from the coding sequence ATGGATTCGCGCAAGCTGGAGATGACGGTGCTGATGACGCCGGACATGGCGAATTTCAGCGGGAAGGTGCACGGCGGGGCTCTTCTGAATCTCTTGGACCGTGTGGCCTTTTCCTGCGCGTCGCGGTTTTCCCAGCGATACGCCGTCACGCTGTCGGTCGACCAGGTGGTCTTCAAGGAGCCGATCAACGTCGGTGAACTGGTGACCTTCCGGGCCAGCGTGAACCAGGCCGGGCGCACCTCGATGGAGATCGGCATCCGGGTGGAGGCGCAGGACATCCGGTCCGGCCGCAGCCGCCACACGAACTCGTGCTATTTCACCATGGTCGCGGTGGACGACGATGGCCGCCCGGCGGAAGTGCCGGACCTGAAGGTCCTGGATAAGGTGGAAGAGCGGCGGCAAAAGGCGGCAGTGGCACGCAAGCACCTGCGCCGGCAGTTCGAGGAGGAGATGGCGAAGGCGGCAGAAGGCTGA
- the rplX gene encoding 50S ribosomal protein L24 — protein sequence MAAKLKKGDKVVVLAGKDKGKTGEIQSVDPKSGKAVVEGLNMAIRHTRQSQTSQGGRVPKALPIDLSNLAIVDANGKPTRVGFRMEGDKKVRYAKTTGDVIDA from the coding sequence ATGGCTGCCAAGCTGAAGAAAGGCGACAAGGTCGTCGTCCTCGCCGGCAAGGACAAGGGCAAGACCGGAGAGATCCAGTCCGTTGACCCCAAATCCGGCAAGGCTGTCGTGGAAGGTCTGAACATGGCCATCCGTCACACCCGCCAGAGCCAGACCTCGCAGGGTGGCCGCGTCCCGAAGGCGCTGCCGATCGACCTGTCGAACCTGGCGATCGTCGATGCCAACGGCAAACCGACCCGCGTCGGCTTCCGCATGGAAGGCGACAAGAAGGTCCGTTACGCCAAGACCACGGGGGACGTGATCGATGCTTGA
- the rpsH gene encoding 30S ribosomal protein S8, translated as MNDPIGDMLTRIRNAQSRGKSTTSTPASKLRGWVLDVLADEGYIRGYEKSTDERGHPAFEISLKYFDGTPVIREVKRVSKPGRRVYMGVNDIPQVRQGLGVSIVSTPKGVMSDANARAANVGGEVLCTVF; from the coding sequence ATGAACGATCCTATCGGCGATATGCTCACCCGTATCCGCAACGCGCAGTCCCGCGGCAAGTCGACGACCTCGACCCCCGCATCCAAGCTGCGCGGCTGGGTTCTGGACGTGCTGGCTGACGAAGGCTACATCCGCGGCTACGAAAAGAGCACGGACGAGCGCGGTCACCCCGCGTTCGAGATCAGCCTGAAGTACTTCGACGGCACCCCCGTCATTCGCGAAGTGAAGCGGGTCTCCAAACCCGGTCGTCGCGTCTACATGGGTGTCAATGACATTCCGCAGGTCCGTCAGGGCCTGGGCGTGTCGATTGTCTCCACCCCCAAGGGTGTGATGTCGGACGCAAACGCACGCGCGGCCAACGTTGGCGGCGAAGTGCTCTGCACCGTTTTCTAA
- the rpmD gene encoding 50S ribosomal protein L30, with protein MAKTIVVKQIGSPIRRPEVQRKTLIGLGLNKMHKTRELEDTPSIRGMIRKIPHLVEIIEERG; from the coding sequence ATGGCAAAGACCATCGTCGTCAAGCAGATCGGTTCCCCGATCCGCCGCCCGGAAGTTCAGCGCAAGACGCTCATCGGCCTGGGCCTGAACAAGATGCACAAGACCCGCGAACTGGAGGACACCCCCTCCATCCGCGGTATGATCCGCAAGATCCCGCACCTCGTCGAGATCATCGAAGAGCGCGGCTAA
- the rplE gene encoding 50S ribosomal protein L5, producing MLDTANYTPRLKVQYKDTIKAALKEQFGYTNDMQIPRLDKIVINIGCGAEAVRDSKKAKSAVEDLTKIAGQQAVGTKAKKSHAPFRLREGMIIGAKVTLRDVRMYEFLDRLITVAMPRIRDFRGVKASFDGRGNFATGLKEHIVFPEIEFDKVDEVWGMDIIITTTAIDYGDHTADEQAKALLAAFNMPFTKA from the coding sequence ATGCTTGATACCGCAAACTACACCCCGCGTCTGAAGGTCCAGTACAAGGACACGATCAAGGCGGCGCTCAAGGAGCAATTCGGCTACACCAACGACATGCAGATCCCGCGTCTGGACAAGATCGTGATCAACATCGGGTGTGGCGCCGAAGCCGTGCGTGACTCCAAGAAGGCCAAGTCGGCCGTCGAGGATCTCACCAAGATCGCCGGCCAGCAGGCCGTCGGCACCAAGGCGAAGAAGTCGCACGCACCGTTCCGTCTGCGTGAAGGCATGATCATCGGCGCGAAGGTGACCCTTCGTGACGTGCGCATGTACGAATTCCTGGATCGCCTGATCACCGTCGCGATGCCCCGCATCCGCGACTTCCGGGGCGTGAAGGCGTCCTTCGACGGCCGCGGCAACTTTGCCACCGGCCTGAAGGAGCACATCGTGTTCCCGGAGATCGAGTTCGACAAGGTCGACGAAGTGTGGGGGATGGACATCATCATCACCACCACCGCCATCGACTACGGCGATCATACCGCGGACGAGCAGGCGAAAGCGCTGCTGGCCGCATTCAACATGCCGTTCACCAAGGCGTAA
- the rpsE gene encoding 30S ribosomal protein S5, which produces MAERDNRRGNRRDRDETPEFADRLVAINRVSKTVKGGKRFGFAALVVVGDQKGRVGFGKGKAKEVPEAIRKATEQAKRKMMRVPLKEGRTLHHDITGRHGAGRVVMRTAPQGTGIIAGGPMRAVFEMLGVHDVVAKSTGSQNPYNMIRATLEGLSKEQSPRNVAQRRGKKVADILPKRDEAPQDSSQVAEEA; this is translated from the coding sequence ATGGCAGAACGTGATAACCGCCGGGGCAACCGTCGCGACCGCGACGAAACCCCGGAATTCGCAGATCGCCTCGTCGCGATCAACCGTGTGTCCAAGACCGTCAAGGGGGGCAAGCGCTTCGGCTTTGCCGCACTCGTGGTCGTGGGCGACCAGAAGGGCCGCGTCGGCTTCGGCAAGGGCAAGGCGAAGGAGGTCCCCGAGGCCATCCGCAAGGCCACCGAGCAGGCGAAGCGCAAGATGATGCGCGTGCCGCTGAAGGAAGGCCGCACGCTGCACCACGACATCACCGGCCGTCACGGCGCGGGCCGTGTCGTGATGCGCACCGCACCGCAAGGTACGGGGATCATCGCCGGTGGTCCGATGCGCGCCGTGTTCGAGATGCTGGGCGTGCACGACGTGGTCGCCAAGTCGACCGGGTCGCAGAACCCCTACAACATGATCCGCGCCACCCTCGAGGGCCTCTCGAAGGAGCAGTCGCCGCGCAACGTTGCGCAGCGTCGTGGCAAGAAAGTGGCCGACATTCTGCCCAAGCGCGATGAAGCGCCGCAGGATTCGAGCCAGGTCGCTGAGGAGGCGTAA
- the rpsQ gene encoding 30S ribosomal protein S17, translating to MPKRILQGTVTSTANKQTVTVQVVRRFKHPVLQKTIKKSKKYRAHDENEQFNVGESVLIRECAPKSKTKRWEVMTETMLEEHNKQRAEAAAEAQKLEEAAHEAEAAH from the coding sequence ATGCCCAAGCGTATCCTGCAAGGCACCGTCACCTCCACGGCCAACAAGCAGACCGTGACCGTCCAGGTCGTGCGTCGCTTCAAACACCCCGTGCTTCAGAAGACGATCAAGAAGTCCAAGAAGTACCGTGCACATGACGAGAACGAACAGTTCAACGTCGGCGAGTCCGTCCTCATCCGTGAGTGCGCGCCGAAGTCGAAGACGAAGCGTTGGGAAGTCATGACGGAAACGATGCTGGAAGAGCACAACAAGCAGCGCGCGGAAGCCGCCGCCGAGGCTCAGAAGCTCGAAGAAGCCGCGCACGAAGCAGAAGCCGCCCACTAA
- a CDS encoding 2OG-Fe(II) oxygenase family protein → MATITPLFTTPLYRAALSEHGEVDAAELEASCYSIAEDDEAGQDWCETQGYPGYTSYASLTDLPWRFPIFADLVKVIDKHVAAFVADLDFDLGDKEIVLEDIWINILPPGGTHSSHIHPHSVISGTTYVAMPEGASALKLEDPRLQMMMAAPARRKDARETLKPFIYVQPAVGDIVLWESWLRHEVPMNMAEEDERISVSFNYKWGD, encoded by the coding sequence ATGGCGACAATCACTCCCCTGTTCACGACCCCCCTGTACCGCGCCGCCCTGTCCGAACACGGAGAGGTCGATGCGGCAGAGCTGGAGGCGTCCTGCTACTCCATCGCCGAGGACGACGAGGCCGGTCAGGACTGGTGCGAGACGCAGGGCTATCCCGGCTACACCTCCTATGCCTCGCTGACCGACCTGCCGTGGCGCTTTCCGATCTTCGCGGACCTCGTGAAGGTGATCGACAAGCATGTCGCGGCCTTTGTCGCGGATCTGGACTTCGACCTTGGCGACAAGGAGATCGTTCTGGAGGACATCTGGATCAACATCCTGCCCCCGGGCGGCACGCATTCGAGCCACATCCACCCGCACTCGGTGATTTCGGGGACGACCTATGTGGCGATGCCCGAGGGCGCGAGCGCGCTGAAGCTGGAGGACCCGCGCCTGCAGATGATGATGGCCGCGCCGGCCCGCCGGAAGGACGCGCGCGAGACGTTGAAGCCCTTCATCTATGTGCAACCTGCGGTGGGCGACATCGTGCTGTGGGAAAGCTGGCTGCGCCATGAGGTGCCGATGAACATGGCCGAGGAGGACGAGCGGATATCGGTCAGCTTCAACTACAAGTGGGGCGACTGA
- the rplF gene encoding 50S ribosomal protein L6 yields the protein MSRIGKKPVELPSGVEAKVSGQTIEVKGPKGTQSFTATDDVTIVVEDSAVKVTPRGSSKRARQQWGMSRTVVANLVHGVQNTFKKELEIQGVGYRAALQGNNLRLNLGYSHDVDFAIPDGITITCPKPTEIIIEGHDAQQVGQVAANIRDWRRPEPYKGKGIRYKGEYIFMKEGKKK from the coding sequence ATGTCTCGTATTGGTAAGAAACCGGTCGAGCTGCCTTCGGGCGTCGAGGCCAAGGTCTCCGGCCAGACCATCGAAGTGAAGGGCCCGAAAGGGACCCAGAGCTTCACTGCCACCGACGACGTGACCATCGTCGTCGAGGACAGCGCCGTGAAGGTGACCCCGCGCGGGTCGTCCAAGCGCGCGCGCCAGCAGTGGGGGATGTCCCGCACCGTCGTCGCCAATCTGGTGCACGGCGTGCAGAACACCTTCAAGAAAGAGCTGGAGATCCAGGGTGTGGGTTACCGGGCGGCGCTGCAGGGCAACAACCTGCGGCTGAACCTCGGCTACTCGCACGACGTGGACTTCGCGATCCCTGATGGCATCACCATCACCTGCCCGAAGCCGACCGAGATCATCATCGAAGGTCACGACGCGCAGCAGGTGGGCCAGGTAGCGGCAAACATCCGCGACTGGCGCCGGCCGGAGCCGTACAAGGGGAAGGGTATCCGCTACAAGGGCGAGTACATCTTCATGAAAGAAGGCAAGAAGAAGTAA